DNA from Sulfurimonas gotlandica GD1:
TCTGAAGACGCTCTATATATTCACCCAAAGCACTCGCCACAGATGCATCCGAGACTATGCCTTTTCCGTTTGAGTAGATGTGTCTTGGTGCTTCTACTGAAGTAAGATTAACTGAGTAACAGTTCTCTAATGGATGCTTTTGCTGTGAGAAAGTCATCTCGCATCCAGCATCTGCTAAAACAGCTTGCATCTTCGCTATAGACTCTTCTAGTGGAGCATTTTTTGATAATAGATTCATTCGTTATCGCTTTGTATTTTGATTATCGGAGTATATCTAAAAGATATCAAACTGCCCTAAAGCCCAAACATACTAAAATACGTAAAACTATTTTAGGAACTCCTCAGATGTCATTTTCTTCACTTAAACTCTCTTCTCAAATAAACAAAGCATTAGTTAAACACAACTTTAAAGAGCCGACTCCTATTCAAGAAAAAGTGATTCCTCTTGTTCTGGATGGTCGTGATGTTATGGCTAAAGCGAAGACTGGAAGCGGAAAGAGTGCTAGTTATATTCTTCCTATTTTAGAGCTTCTGCAAAAGAGACGAGGTGAAGGTAAGGCAAAAATCAAAGTGCTTGTTTTAACTCCGACAAGAGAGTTGACTCTTCAGGTTGCACAGGCATTTGAGAACTTTGGTGAGTTTATGCAAACAAAGCCAAAAGTTGTAAGTGTTATTGGTGGAGAGGGCATCGGAGATCAGCTTTACGCTATCCAGCAAGGTTGTGACATCTTAGTGGCAACATCAGGAAGGTTTTTAGATGTTCTAAGCAAAAAGCAGATGAACCTCTCGCATCTAGAGTTTTTAGTTCTCGATGAAGCAGATAAGATGTTAAACCTTGGCTTTGCAGAAGAACTTGACCTAGTACTAGAAGCCATACCAGAGAAACGTCAAAACCTTCTCTTCTCTGCAACTTATCCTGAGAAGATTTTAAACATAGCTTCAAGAATCACACAAGACTCTGTTGAAGTAAGCATCGATGAAG
Protein-coding regions in this window:
- a CDS encoding DEAD/DEAH box helicase; its protein translation is MSFSSLKLSSQINKALVKHNFKEPTPIQEKVIPLVLDGRDVMAKAKTGSGKSASYILPILELLQKRRGEGKAKIKVLVLTPTRELTLQVAQAFENFGEFMQTKPKVVSVIGGEGIGDQLYAIQQGCDILVATSGRFLDVLSKKQMNLSHLEFLVLDEADKMLNLGFAEELDLVLEAIPEKRQNLLFSATYPEKILNIASRITQDSVEVSIDEDVPTVDTIIQRVIEVNRDNRGPLLRHLIKSEKLKHILVFMANKRATDNIAEKFRKYGFTAESFHGDLHQEDRTYTLNEFRDKKINILFATDIAARGLDIENIECVINFDLPRSPTDYIHRIGRTARAGKSGLAISFISFEDQAHFSVIEKKCKVKIEKEQIEGFELIGEAPKVEKGPAPVKGKGKSKKDKAREKALRESK